One Cryobacterium roopkundense genomic region harbors:
- a CDS encoding maleylpyruvate isomerase family mycothiol-dependent enzyme, giving the protein MNEIWTIVHKERDALIRDLEASNPDEWTTPSLCPGWDVHAVLAHLVDDAKCTRLGFIGRMIAAGFNFDRINAMGIARERSTDPAQTLATFQEVRSRTTSAPAPLATRWVEIFVHGEDIRRPLGIDYQYPVAEVATALGYQAKTSVKLGGGKERLVGLRLIATDTVFDEGDGKEVRGAATSLLLAVSGRPVNAGELTGTGALSLTAMN; this is encoded by the coding sequence GTGAATGAGATCTGGACGATAGTGCACAAGGAACGTGACGCATTGATTCGAGATCTGGAGGCATCGAATCCGGATGAGTGGACAACACCGTCCTTGTGCCCCGGGTGGGATGTTCATGCCGTATTGGCGCACCTCGTCGATGATGCCAAGTGCACTCGCCTGGGTTTTATCGGCAGGATGATTGCCGCCGGCTTCAATTTTGATCGAATCAACGCCATGGGGATTGCTCGGGAGCGGTCCACCGATCCCGCTCAGACCCTGGCCACCTTCCAGGAGGTTCGCAGCCGCACAACAAGCGCCCCCGCACCTTTAGCCACTCGGTGGGTTGAGATATTCGTGCATGGAGAAGACATCCGGCGTCCTCTCGGAATTGACTATCAGTACCCGGTCGCCGAAGTGGCAACTGCGCTTGGGTATCAAGCGAAGACCAGCGTCAAACTCGGTGGGGGTAAGGAACGCCTTGTGGGGCTGCGCCTTATCGCCACCGATACGGTCTTCGATGAAGGTGACGGCAAAGAAGTGCGCGGTGCCGCAACTTCTTTGCTGCTCGCAGTATCCGGCAGGCCCGTCAATGCGGGCGAACTCACGGGGACGGGCGCATTGTCGCTGACAGCAATGAACTGA
- a CDS encoding alpha/beta hydrolase family protein produces MRTPIWPSRRPTPAPVVVLSHGTGGAGEDLDWLAKPLNDAGFLVASVDHPGNSYNDEYLPEGFAFAWERARDITLLIDPLVAEQNIDLSRIGAAGFSFGGYTVSALLGGRIDAHVMEAMFHGQIPAPDVPEFPDLIKTLRTKYSDADIG; encoded by the coding sequence CCATCTGGCCATCGAGGAGGCCAACCCCGGCACCGGTCGTCGTACTTTCGCACGGCACTGGCGGAGCCGGAGAAGACCTGGACTGGTTGGCGAAACCGCTGAACGACGCGGGATTCCTCGTTGCGTCGGTCGATCACCCGGGTAATAGCTACAACGACGAATACCTCCCCGAAGGGTTCGCGTTCGCCTGGGAGCGAGCACGGGACATCACGCTCCTCATCGACCCCCTCGTGGCCGAGCAGAACATTGACCTCTCCAGGATCGGTGCGGCCGGGTTCTCCTTCGGCGGCTACACCGTCTCCGCGTTGCTCGGCGGCAGAATCGATGCGCACGTCATGGAAGCCATGTTTCACGGACAGATACCTGCCCCGGACGTGCCGGAGTTTCCCGACCTGATCAAAACGCTCCGTACCAAGTACTCCGATGCCGACATCGGCTGA
- a CDS encoding MerR family transcriptional regulator produces MDAEAPAVTMHIGELAEKTGLSLRTIRHYDEVGLLKPTGRTDGGFRLYTHQDFSRLMLIRRMKPLGFPLEEMTDLLRVIDALSSSDSTSAVDSDVRRELDTFITEADKRRAKLQEQLAMADEFLSLLREQ; encoded by the coding sequence ATGGACGCAGAAGCCCCCGCCGTCACGATGCACATTGGCGAGCTCGCCGAGAAGACCGGCCTCTCGCTGCGCACCATCCGTCACTACGACGAGGTCGGACTCCTCAAGCCCACTGGCCGCACCGATGGCGGCTTCCGTCTCTACACGCACCAGGACTTCAGCCGGCTGATGCTGATTCGACGCATGAAGCCCCTGGGCTTCCCCCTCGAGGAGATGACAGATTTACTGCGCGTGATCGACGCGCTCAGTAGCAGTGACAGCACATCGGCGGTCGACTCTGATGTTCGCCGGGAACTCGACACCTTCATCACGGAGGCCGACAAGCGCCGAGCGAAGCTGCAGGAGCAGCTGGCCATGGCCGACGAGTTTCTGTCACTGTTGCGCGAACAATAA